In one window of Gossypium arboreum isolate Shixiya-1 chromosome 4, ASM2569848v2, whole genome shotgun sequence DNA:
- the LOC108459470 gene encoding protein JINGUBANG-like encodes MRNDEGGTMVMEQQTGLHSRPNMGTLFQQSEPPSFSDDDDFHNRKSNASLSSPRYSTTTSGDGEVSPYMMSPWNSQPSSWHLQHHQPYPSENDFGQDGLIGSIVKEEGHIYSLAASGDMLYTGTDSKNIRVWKNLKEFSGFKAKSGLVKAIIILGDRVFTGHQDGKIRAWKASPTNPTVYKKFGSFPAIGHVIKSSVKPKNYVEVRRKCSVLRIKHFDAVSCLSLNEEQGLLYSGSWDKTLKVWRISDFKCMESIDGAHDDAINSVLDGFSGLVFTGSADGTVKSWYRELQEKGTKHSMVQQLLKQENAVTALAVSRESDTLYCGSSDGLVNFWEHTNRGLAHGGVLRGHKVAVLCMATAGKLVFSGSADKSICVWRREEGGIHACLSVLTGHTGPLKCLAVEEDHQMSTETNRKWIVYSGSLDKSVKVWRVSEHAPTMNEIKETYHIH; translated from the coding sequence ATGAGAAACGACGAAGGTGGAACCATGGTTATGGAGCAGCAAACCGGTCTCCATAGCCGACCAAATATGGGGACTCTGTTCCAACAATCAGAACCTCCGTCGTTTTCTGACGACGATGACTTCCATAATCGGAAAAGCAATGCTTCATTGTCTAGTCCAAGGTATTCCACCACAACAAGCGGCGACGGTGAAGTCTCTCCTTATATGATGTCACCATGGAACAGCCAACCTTCTTCATGGCATCTTCAACATCATCAGCCATATCCATCGGAGAACGATTTTGGTCAAGACGGACTCATTGGGTCTATCGTAAAAGAAGAAGGTCATATTTATTCATTGGCTGCTTCCGGTGATATGTTATATACCGGAACTGATAGTAAAAACATCCGTGTATGGAAGAATTTGAAGGAATTTTCGGGTTTTAAAGCTAAAAGTGGATTGGTTAAAGCTATTATTATACTGGGTGATCGAGTATTCACCGGTCATCAAGATGGTAAAATCCGTGCATGGAAGGCTTCACCGACGAACCCTACCGTTTATAAAAAATTCGGTAGTTTCCCAGCTATTGGCCATGTCATTAAAAGCTCTGTTAAACCTAAAAACTACGTTGAAGTTCGAAGGAAATGCAGTGTTCTTCGAATCAAACATTTTGATGCAGTTTCATGTTTGAGTTTGAATGAAGAACAAGGGCTGTTATATTCTGGGTCTTGGGATAAAACCCTGAAAGTTTGGCGGATATCGGATTTTAAATGCATGGAATCCATCGACGGTGCTCATGACGATGCGATAAACTCCGTGCTGGATGGGTTCAGTGGCTTGGTGTTTACCGGATCGGCCGACGGGACAGTCAAGTCTTGGTATCGAGAATTACAAGAGAAAGGAACGAAACATTCCATGGTACAACAGTTATTGAAGCAAGAAAACGCCGTCACCGCCTTAGCCGTCAGCCGTGAATCGGACACTTTATATTGTGGATCGTCTGATGGGTTGGTGAATTTCTGGGAACACACAAACCGTGGTTTAGCTCACGGCGGAGTATTAAGGGGACATAAAGTGGCGGTTCTCTGCATGGCTACGGCGGGGAAACTGGTGTTTAGTGGCTCCGCTGATAAGAGTATATGCGTGTGGAGGCGAGAAGAAGGTGGTATTCATGCTTGCTTGTCGGTTTTAACGGGTCATACCGGCCCATTAAAATGCTTAGCCGTTGAAGAAGATCATCAGATGTCGACTGAGACTAACCGGAAATGGATTGTTTATAGTGGTAGCTTGGATAAGTCCGTCAAGGTGTGGCGCGTGTCTGAACACGCGCCGACCATGAATGAGATTAAGGAAACTTACCATATCCACTAA
- the LOC108457819 gene encoding extra-large guanine nucleotide-binding protein 1-like, whose translation MAALLRKILPVEKSTPIDDDINVEYSFAIEYHGPPITFDIPKLVPVDVDGLPTAAEVSSSFSLNDISLPVIQPIVKTNLVNQKGKKIGSEPSLARKSIVRAGLSKELSIKVDSLDSLSKRIDDGISGRGSCEIQEVSDVNNETPCHVRKPSVVTFVEPESCSTEESEYSEIESVIHDVQPLVRNGKKGTCYRCLKGNRFTKKEVCIVCNAKYCYKCVLRMMGSMPEGRKCVTCIGGKIDESKRGSLGRTSRLLKQLLSEFEVKRVMRTEKTCEANQLPPELVIVNGEPLCQDELQVLQTCLNPPENLKPGYYWYDKLSGFWGKEAHGPCQIITAQLNVGGHIKANASNGDTNIIVNNRIITKKELWLLQLAGVHCEGNPSFWLSADGSYQEEGQNNIKGPIWNKMGIKIFCALLSLPVPPNTMNPAGEDVNQPTLEQQLLPKILLVGYQKSGTSTIYKQAKILYNIPFTENECQSIKLIIQRNLYGYLAILLEGRERFEEEILLENRKKQTADGSGSSGSTSQVDQKTKYSLSPRLKAFSDWLVQVMVSGNLEVIFPAATREYAPFIGELWNDVAFQATYNRRHELEMLPRIATYFLERAVEISRMDYEPSDMDILYAEGITSSNGLSCTEFSFPSIEREASIDGYQHDPSSSYQLIRLHPSSLGENCKWVEMFEDVDIVLFCVSLTDYDEFSLDSNGVLTNKMMASKQLFETVITHPTFEKKNFLLILNKADLLEEKIEQVPLTRCEWFNDFNPVISHNYYNNCSNNRNNHTSLSLSAFHYIAVKFKRLFNSLTDCKLFVSMVTGLEPDSVDEALRYCRHILKWNETENSLVNNELSSTDIEASSTS comes from the exons ATGGCTGCCCTTTTACGAAAAATCCTTCCTGTTGAGAAATCAACTCCAATAGATGATGATATAAATGTTGAATACTCTTTTGCTATTGAGTATCATGGTCCTCCGATCACTTTTGATATTCCTAAATTAGTTCCTGTCGACGTCGACGGCCTTCCGACTGCTGCCGAAGTTTcatcttccttttctttgaatgATATTTCATTGCCTGTTATCCAGCCTATTGTAAAGACCAATCTAGTGAACCAAAAAGGTAAAAAAATTGGTTCTGAACCTAGCTTGGCTCGAAAATCCATTGTTCGTGCCGGTTTATCAAAGGAATTGTCGATTAAAGTTGATAGTTTGGATTCATTAAGTAAGAGAATTGATGATGGAATTAGTGGAAGAGGAAGTTGTGAAATTCAGGAAGTTTCTGACGTTAACAATGAGACTCCTTGTCATGTGAGAAAACCATCTGTTGTAACTTTTGTTGAACCTGAATCATGTTCTACCGAAGAGTCCGAGTATTCGGAGATTGAAAGCGTCATCCATGATGTACAACCTCTTGTAAGGAATGGCAAAAAAGGGACATGTTATAGGTGTTTAAAGGGAAACCGGTTTACCAAAAAGGAGGTCTGCATTGTTTGTAATGCTAAGTATTGTTATAAGTGTGTATTAAGAATGATGGGGTCGATGCCAGAGGGACGGAAATGTGTTACATGCATAGGTGGGAAGATAGATGAGTCGAAACGAGGAAGTCTTGGAAGAACTTCTCGCTTACTCAAGCAGTTACTCAGTGAGTTCGAAGTTAAAAGGGTAATGAGGACTGAGAAAACTTGTGAAGCTAACCAGTTACCACCTGAGCTTGTTATTGTGAATGGGGAGCCTTTGTGTCAAGATGAGTTGCAGGTACTGCAGACGTGCCTAAACCCACCGGAGAATCTAAAACCGGGATACTATTGGTACGATAAATTATCTGGATTTTGGGGAAAG GAAGCGCATGGACCGTGCCAGATTATTACTGCACAGCTGAATGTTGGGGGTCACATCAAGGCTAATGCTAGCAATGGAGATACAAACATAATCGTAAATAATCGAATTATTACTAAAAAAGAGCTATGGTTGCTGCAG TTAGCTGGAGTTCATTGTGAAGGAAATCCTAGCTTTTGGTTAAGTGCCGACGGATCCTACCAGGAAGAGGGTCAGAATAATATAAAGGGGCCGATATGGAACAAG ATGGGAATCAAGATCTTTTGCGCTCTCTTGTCTTTGCCGGTTCCTCCTAATACCATGAATCCTGCCGGAGAGGATGTCAACCAGCCAACTCTAGAGCAGCAACTACTTCCCAAAATTCTTCTAGTTGGCTATCAAAAATCTGGCACAAGTACAATATATAAGCAG GCCAAGATTCTGTATAATATTCCTTTCACCGAAAATGAATGCCAAAGTATCAAATTGATTATCCAAAGAAATTTGTATGGTTATCTTGCTATATTGCTCGAGGGGCGGGAACGATTTGAAgaagaaatattacttgagaaTAGAAAAAAGCAGACTGCTGATGGATCTGGTTCTTCAG GCAGTACGAGCCAGGTTGACCAAAAAACAAAATATTCCCTTTCCCCAAGACTGAAAGCTTTTTCAGATTGGCTTGTTCAAGTGATGGTGTCCGGCAATTTGGAAGTCATCTTCCCTGCTGCTACTCGTGAATATGCACCATTCATAGGGGAGCTGTGGAATGATGTGGCTTTTCAGGCCACGTATAACCGGAGACATGAACTAGAAATGCTGCCTCGAATTGCTACTTATTTCCTAGAACGG GCTGTTGAGATCTCAAGGATGGACTATGAGCCATCCGACATGGATATATTGTATGCTGAGGGAATTACATCATCGAATGGACTCTCTTGCACAGAATTCTCTTTTCCCTCCATAGAACGAGAAGCTTCTATCGATGGTTATCAGCATGATCCATCATCAAG CTACCAGCTTATTAGATTGCATCCCAGTAGCCTTGGGGAGAACTGTAAGTGGGTGGAAATGTTTGAAGATGTTGACATTGTCCTATTTTGTGTCTCATTGACCGACTATGATGAGTTTTCACTAGACAGTAATGGGGTTCTCACAAACAAAATGATGGCAAGCAAGCAACTTTTTGAAACCGTAATAACCCATCCAACCTTCGAGAAAAAGAATTTCCTTCTAATACTCAACAAAGCTGACCTGCTCGAGGAAAAGATTGAGCAGGTTCCTCTAACTCGATGTGAATGGTTCAATGACTTCAATCCAGTTATCAGTCATAATTACTATAACAACTGCAGCAATAATAGAAATAATCACACTTCACTCTCGTTAAGTGCCTTCCATTACATCGCGGTGAAGTTCAAGAGATTGTTCAACTCTCTTACTGACTGTAAGTTGTTCGTTTCAATGGTTACCGGCTTGGAGCCTGATTCTGTTGATGAAGCTTTAAGATACTGCAGGCACATTCTTAAATGGAATGAAACCGAGAATAGCTTAGTTAACAATGAGTTGTCGTCTACGGATATTGAGGCAAGCTCAACCTCATGA
- the LOC108457820 gene encoding xanthotoxin 5-hydroxylase CYP82C4-like, producing the protein MLGISCKQGLPLFRSNYCGSCKFVHYTMELSEQFQEQLLLALPFTIIITILVTVILVNGNKQQQRRPPEPVGALPFIGHLHLLGKSQLLHRKFADMADEYGPAFVIRLGVHRALVVSNWEVAKECFTTNDKVFPTRPKSLAVKYMGYDHKLLGFAPYGPYWRRMRKLATVELLSSRRLELLKHVHDTEISSFIKELYEESMKNGGSAVLEMKERIGDLATNIIVRMIAGKRYCGIKESCSEESRRWQKALGDFFYLTGLFLVSDLIPFLGCLDVVMGNIGKIKRTAKELDFVLENWVKEHRERRLNKGIEGDQDFVDVMLSIMDENNVPTQEADVTIKATCLSLVLGGIDTNVVTLTWAISLLLNNRHVLKKAQEELDIHVGNQRQVEESDIANLVYLQAIIRETLRLYPATPILVPREAMEDCTVAGFHIPAGTRLLVNLWKLQRDPRIWHKPLDFLPERFLSDHANIDVRGQNFELIPFGSGRRICPGITFALHFQHLTLARLLHGFKWGTVSDKAVDMCESPGITVPKATPLEVTITPKLPSMLYR; encoded by the exons atgctTGGCATTTCTTGCAAACAAGGCTTGCCATTATTTAGAAGCAATTACTGTGGTTCTTGCAAATTTGTTCATTACACTATGGAATTGTCCGAACAATTTCAGGAACAGCTCCTTTTGGCACTTCCTTTCACAATAATTATCACCATACTAGTGACCGTCATCCTTGTTAATGGCAACAAGCAACAGCAGAGGAGACCCCCTGAGCCTGTTGGGGCGTTACCTTTTATTGGTCATCTTCATCTTCTTGGAAAAAGCCAGTTGCTACATAGAAAATTTGCAGACATGGCTGATGAGTATGGACCAGCCTTCGTGATCCGTCTTGGGGTTCATCGAGCACTTGTGGTAAGTAATTGGGAAGTTGCAAAAGAATGTTTTACGACCAACGATAAGGTCTTCCCTACACGTCCAAAATCGTTAGCCGTAAAGTATATGGGGTATGACCATAAGCTGTTAGGCTTTGCTCCTTACGGACCATATTGGCGTCGTATGAGGAAACTAGCAACGGTTGAGCTCCTCTCTAGTCGTCGGCTCGAGTTACTCAAGCATGTTCACGACACCGAAATCAGTAGTTTTATAAAGGAATTGTATGAAGAATCGATGAAAAACGGAGGCAGTGCTGTTTTGGAAATGAAGGAGAGAATTGGTGACTTAGCAACCAATATTATAGTTCGGATGATTGCTGGGAAAAGATATTGCGGTATCAAAGAAAGTTGTAGCGAGGAATCAAGGCGATGGCAAAAGGCCTTGGGTGATTTCTTTTATCTTACAGGGTTGTTCTTGGTCTCGGATTTGATTCCTTTTCTTGGTTGTCTTGATGTTGTGATGGGTAACATAGGCAAAATAAAGAGGACAGCAAAGGAGTTGGATTTTGTACTCGAAAATTGGGTAAAGGAGCATCGCGAAAGGAGGCTCAATAAAGGCATCGAAGGGGACCAAGATTTTGTTGATGTCATGTTATCTATCATGGATGAAAACAATGTTCCAACACAAGAGGCTGATGTTACCATTAAAGCTACTTGCCTG AGTCTTGTCCTCGGTGGCATCGATACAAACGTGGTCACACTTACGTGGGCGATCTCCCTGCTATTGAATAACCGACATGTGCTAAAGAAGGCTCAAGAAGAACTCGATATCCATGTCGGAAATCAACGGCAAGTGGAAGAATCAGACATAGCTAACTTGGTATACCTACAAGCCATTATCAGGGAAACATTGCGGTTATACCCAGCAACGCCCATATTGGTACCGAGAGAAGCTATGGAGGACTGCACAGTAGCTGGTTTCCACATTCCAGCAGGCACTCGACTGTTGGTTAACCTGTGGAAGCTGCAGCGTGACCCCAGAATTTGGCATAAACCGTTAGATTTTCTCCCTGAGAGATTCCTCAGTGACCATGCTAACATAGATGTAAGGGGTCAAAATTTTGAGCTTATACCATTTGGTTCTGGTAGAAGGATTTGTCCCGGTATCACTTTCGCGCTTCATTTCCAGCACTTAACTTTGGCTCGACTGCTTCACGGATTCAAATGGGGAACAGTCTCAGATAAAGCCGTTGATATGTGTGAAAGCCCTGGAATAACTGTTCCTAAAGCTACACCATTAGAGGTTACTATTACACCAAAATTACCTTCCATGCTCTATAGGTAA
- the LOC108458670 gene encoding xanthotoxin 5-hydroxylase CYP82C4-like produces the protein MLSIMDENNVPTQEADVTIKANCLTLALGGIDTNVATLSWAISLLLNNRHVLKKAQEELDIHVGKQRQVEESDIANLVYLQAIIKETMRLYPATPVSVAREATDDCTVAGFHIPAGTQLLLNLWKLHRDPGIWHKPLDFLPERFLSDHANIDVRGQDFELIPFGAGRRICPGITLALHFQHLALARLLHGCEWGTVSDKGVDMSERPGIIVPKATPLKVTLTPKLPSVCY, from the exons ATGTTGTCTATCATGGATGAAAACAATGTACCAACTCAAGAGGCTGATGTTACCATTAAAGCTAATTGCCTG ACTCTTGCCTTGGGTGGCATCGATACAAACGTGGCCACACTTTCATGGGCGATCTCCTTGCTATTGAATAACCGCCATGTTCTAAAGAAGGCTCAAGAAGAACTTGACATCCATGTCGGGAAGCAACGACAAGTGGAAGAATCAGACATAGCTAACTTGGTATACCTACAAGCCATTATCAAGGAAACAATGCGGTTATACCCAGCGACGCCAGTATCGGTAGCAAGAGAAGCTACGGATGACTGCACCGTAGCCGGTTTCCACATTCCGGCAGGCACTCAACTGTTGCTTAACCTGTGGAAGCTACACCGTGACCCCGGAATTTGGCATAAGCCATTAGACTTCCTCCCTGAGAGATTCCTCAGTGACCATGCTAACATTGATGTGAGGGGTCAAGATTTTGAGCTTATACCATTTGGCGCTGGTAGAAGGATTTGTCCTGGTATCACTTTGGCCCTTCATTTCCAACACTTAGCTTTGGCTCGACTGCTTCATGGATGCGAATGGGGAACGGTCTCGGATAAAGGCGTCGACATGAGTGAAAGGCCCGGAATAATTGTTCCTAAAGCTACACCATTAAAGGTTACTCTTACACCAAAGTTGCCTTCTGTATGTTATTAG
- the LOC128279241 gene encoding cytochrome P450 CYP82H23-like yields MEFQEQLHFALAFTITIAISVVTILVKGNKRQKRRPPEPDGALPFIGHLHLFGKNQLLHMIFADMADKHGPAFLIRLGVHRALVVNNWEVAKECFTTNDKVFSTRPKSIAVKYMGYDYKMLGFAPYGPYWRNMRKLAMVELLSSRRLELLKHVRDNEIGSFIKELYEQSVKNGGVALLEMKERIGDLATNIIVRMVAGKRYHGTSEESRRFQKALSDFFYLAGLFLVSDTIPSLGWLDVVMGNIGKIKRTAKE; encoded by the coding sequence ATGGAATTTCAAGAACAGCTCCATTTTGCACTTGCTTTCACCATAACCATTGCCATATCAGTGGTCACCATCCTCGTTAAAGGCAACAAGAGACAAAAGAGGAGACCCCCAGAACCAGATGGGGCATTACCTTTTATTGGTCATCTTCATCTTTTTGGAAAAAACCAGCTGCTACATATGATATTTGCAGACATGGCTGACAAGCATGGACCGGCCTTCTTGATCCGTCTCGGGGTTCATCGAGCACTTGTGGTGAATAACTGGGAagttgcaaaagaatgtttcaCGACCAACGATAAGGTCTTCTCCACACGTCCAAAGTCCATAGCCGTAAAGTATATGGGCTATGACTATAAGATGTTAGGCTTCGCTCCTTACGGACCTTATTGGCGTAATATGAGGAAACTAGCAATGGTTGAGCTCCTCTCTAGTCGTCGGCTCGAGTTACTCAAGCATGTTCGCGACAATGAAATCGGTAGCTTTATAAAGGAATTGTATGAGCAATCGGTGAAAAACGGAGGCGTTGCTCTTTTGGAAATGAAGGAGAGAATTGGTGACTTAGCAACCAACATTATAGTCCGGATGGTTGCTGGCAAAAGATATCATGGTACTAGCGAGGAATCGAGACGATTCCAAAAGGCCTTGAGTGATTTCTTTTATCTTGCAGGGTTGTTTTTGGTCTCGGATACGATTCCTTCTCTCGGTTGGCTTGATGTTGTGATGGGGAACATAGGCAAAATAAAGAGGACAGCAAAGGAGTAG
- the LOC108459819 gene encoding uncharacterized protein LOC108459819, with the protein MTTQRQGRFLESSRSESTTKAIIPYTSSEEFPEGARNLWKPTGKPLILSEKLSFTDYKGSGQEFNLADNTIITSAERILIDNIFIAHKRGDIKHQIACLNGLSLYFHNIHNNEICYILFTGDNKGIYKEWTEIIHYTKSQKNPKYKKYSSLSAAYKDAQIYLGHKYNVSEKLKTKWVEIYENPQLEMETSAKNATLQDQITKHKEQQLLLEKQLQTERVRNIELIKRMEDLQKEAKHKEEMISYAGATAGQPITKEDKIIERLSEIQQDLSTVISGLNQFDERPSEGWDQWWLEMACRANIIEKIPESPKTSKAQDEEYRDGALEQYVASIKM; encoded by the coding sequence ATGACCACTCAAAGACAAGGAAGATTCCTGGAATCTTCTCGATCAGAATCAACAACAAAAGCTATAATCCCCTATACATCTTCAGAAGAATTTCCAGAAGGAGCAAGAAACCTCTGGAAACCTACGGGAAAGCCGCTTATACTTTCAGAGAAACTTTCCTTCACAGATTATAAAGGCTCTGGTCAAGAATTTAACTTGGCAGACAATACGATTATAACATCTGCAGAAAGAATACTCATAGATAATATATTCATAGCTCATAAAAGGGGAGATATCAAACACCAAATAGCCTGCCTTAATGGGCTCTccttatattttcataacatccaTAATAATGAGATATGTTATATCTTATTCACAGGAGACAATAAAGGGATATACAAAGAATGGACTGAAATTATCCATTATACAAAATCCCAGAAAaacccaaaatataaaaaatacagcTCTTTATCAGCTGCATACAAAGATGCCCAGATATACCTTGGACACAAATATAATGTATCAGAGAAACTCAAGACGAAATGGGTAGAAATATATGAAAATCCTCAACTAGAAATGGAAACTTCGGCAAAAAATGCAACACTCCAAGATCAAATTACAAAACACAAAGAACAGCAGCTCCTCCTGGAAAAACAACTCCAGACCGAGCGAGTAAGGAACATAGAGCTCATAAAAAGGATGGAAGATCTCCAAAAGGAAGCCAAGCATAAAGAAGAAATGATCTCATACGCCGGGGCCACCGCCGGACAACCTATAACAAAAGAAGACAAGATAATAGAAAGACTCTCAGAAATTCAACAAGACTTATCAACCGTCATAAGTGGGCTAAACCAATTTGATGAGAGGCCCTCTGAAGGATGGGATCAATGGTGGCTCGAGATGGCATGTCGGGCTAACATAATAGAAAAGATTCCAgaaagcccaaaaacttcaaaagCCCAAGACGAAGAATACCGAGATGGAGCCCTAGAACAATATGTGGCCTCTATAAAAATGTAA